Below is a window of Sinorhizobium meliloti DNA.
ATTACGGGCGAAAACCATCCAATCCGGCTGCCGGATGCTCCCATGTATCTCGACTGGATCGCGACAGCCGAGCTCAAGCATGGGCTAACGCCAAAGGTGGAAAGCCGCTACCTGGGTGTGGTGGCGATCGACGGACTGCCGGCAGAGAGCTGGCCGGGGATTCTCCACAGCCTTGATCTGATGCCGCTAAGCTATCGCTGGTCATCGCGTTTCATCTTCCTCGATGCGGAGGAGGCGCGGCAAAAGCTCGAGCGCACCCGCAAGAAATGGCAGCAAAAGGTCCGGCCGTTCTTTGACCAGCTATTCCAGACGCAAAGTCGTTCGATCGATCAGGACGCCATGAGCATGGTGGCCGAGACCGAGGACGCTATCGCGCAAGCCTCCTCGCAGTTGGTCGCCTATGGGTATTACACCCCGGTTATCGTTCTATTCGACGGTGATCGCGAAGCCTTGCAGGAGGAGGCGGAGGCGGTACGCAGGCTAATACAGGCCGAAGGCTTCGGAGCGAGGATCGAAACACTCAACGCAACCGACGCCTATCTCGGAAGCCTTCCAGGCAATTGGTACGCAAATGTGCGCGAGCCGCTGATCAATACCAGCAATCTCGCCGACCTCATCCCACTGAACTCTGTTTGGTCGGGCAACCCCGTTGCACCGTGCCCTTTTTACCCGCCGGACTCGCCACCGCTCATGCAGGTCGCGAGTGGGTCGACACCGTTTCGGCTGAATCTTCATGTCGACGACGTTGGTCACACTCTCATTTTCGGACCGACCGGATCGGGCAAGTCGACGCTTCTGGCACTAATCGCGGCGCAGTTTCGACGCTACGAACGCGCCCAGATCTTTGCCTTTGACAAGGGAAACTCGCTCCTGCCCCTGACGCTCGCCACTGGCGGCGATCACTATGAGATTGGTGGCGGCTCTGAAGAAAAAGGAAAGGCGCTGGCCTTTTGCCCGCTTTCGGACCTCTCCAGCGAAACCGATCGGGCCTGGGCCACGGAATGGATCGAGATGCTGGTGGACCTGCAAGGCGTAACCATCACCCCCGATCATCGCAATGCAATTTCCCGCCAGATCGGGTTGATGGTCAGCGCGCCCGGAAGATCGTTGTCCGACTTCGCAAGTGGGGTGCAGATGCGTGAAATCAAAGACGCGCTGCATCACTATACCGTTGATGGTCCAATGGGACAGCTTCTCGACGCCGAGGAAGACGGTCTGACGCTCGGTGCCTTCCAGACCTTTGAGATAGAACAACTGATGAACATGGGCGAACGCAATCTCGTGCCCGTACTGACCTATCTGTTCCGGCGGATCGAGAAGCGCCTCGAT
It encodes the following:
- a CDS encoding conjugal transfer protein TrbE, coding for MVALKRFRATGPSFADLVPYAGLVDDGVLLLKDGSLMAGWYFAGPDTESATDLERNELSRQINAILSRLGNGWMIQVEAIRIPTVDYPSEDRCHFPDPVTRAIDAERRAHFARDQRHFESKHALILTYRPLEPKKTALSRYIYSDEESRKKTYADTVLFIFKNAVREIEQYFANTLSIRRMGTREVVERGGERVARYDELLQFVRFCITGENHPIRLPDAPMYLDWIATAELKHGLTPKVESRYLGVVAIDGLPAESWPGILHSLDLMPLSYRWSSRFIFLDAEEARQKLERTRKKWQQKVRPFFDQLFQTQSRSIDQDAMSMVAETEDAIAQASSQLVAYGYYTPVIVLFDGDREALQEEAEAVRRLIQAEGFGARIETLNATDAYLGSLPGNWYANVREPLINTSNLADLIPLNSVWSGNPVAPCPFYPPDSPPLMQVASGSTPFRLNLHVDDVGHTLIFGPTGSGKSTLLALIAAQFRRYERAQIFAFDKGNSLLPLTLATGGDHYEIGGGSEEKGKALAFCPLSDLSSETDRAWATEWIEMLVDLQGVTITPDHRNAISRQIGLMVSAPGRSLSDFASGVQMREIKDALHHYTVDGPMGQLLDAEEDGLTLGAFQTFEIEQLMNMGERNLVPVLTYLFRRIEKRLDGAPSLIVLDEAWLMLGHPVFRSKIREWLKVLRKANCAVVLATQSISDAERSGIIDVLKESCPTKICLPNGAAREPGTREFYDRIGFNERQIEIVSNAIPKREYYVVTPEGRRLFDMALGPLALSFVGASGKEDLKRIRALYSEHGRDWPIHWLQMKGVHDAASLLNFE